The Bacillus vallismortis genome window below encodes:
- the lytT gene encoding two-component system response regulator LytT, which produces MLRVLIVDDEMLARDELAYLLKRTNEEMEINEAENIESAFDQMMDQKPDLLFLDVDLSGENGFDIAKRLKKMKHPPAVVFATAYDQYALKAFEVDALDYLTKPFDEERIQQTLKKYKKVNRDIVETDQSSHAGQHKLALSVGESIVIVDTKDIVYAGTEDGHVNVKTFENSYTVSDTLVVIEKKLPDADFIRVHRSFVVNTEYIKEIQPWFNSTYNLIMKDGSKIPVSRTYAKELKKLLHI; this is translated from the coding sequence ATGCTCAGGGTGTTAATAGTTGATGATGAGATGCTGGCGAGGGATGAATTGGCTTACTTGCTCAAGCGGACCAATGAGGAAATGGAAATCAATGAAGCGGAAAATATCGAATCTGCTTTTGACCAAATGATGGATCAAAAACCTGACTTGCTGTTTTTAGACGTTGATTTATCCGGAGAAAACGGTTTTGATATTGCTAAGCGATTGAAGAAAATGAAGCATCCTCCTGCTGTTGTGTTTGCGACGGCGTATGACCAATATGCGCTCAAAGCGTTTGAGGTGGACGCTTTAGATTATTTAACCAAGCCTTTCGATGAGGAAAGAATTCAGCAAACGTTAAAAAAATATAAAAAAGTCAATCGGGATATTGTTGAAACAGATCAGAGCAGCCATGCCGGCCAGCACAAACTGGCGCTATCTGTCGGAGAATCAATTGTGATCGTAGATACGAAGGACATTGTCTATGCCGGAACGGAAGATGGTCACGTCAATGTAAAAACCTTCGAGAATTCTTATACAGTCAGCGATACGCTCGTTGTCATTGAGAAAAAGCTGCCTGATGCTGATTTTATCCGCGTCCATCGGAGCTTTGTCGTCAATACCGAATATATTAAAGAAATTCAGCCATGGTTTAATTCTACATATAATCTGATCATGAAAGACGGATCGAAAATACCGGTCAGCCGGACATATGCGAAGGAATTGAAAAAGCTGCTCCATATTTGA
- a CDS encoding DUF1294 domain-containing protein — MVIAVYLVLMNLCGFWVMGADKRKAQQHKWRISEDRLWLIAIVFGALGVWLGMQTFRHKTKHASFKYGVPLLLLIEAVLIGIYYSPFDL, encoded by the coding sequence ATGGTTATTGCTGTTTATTTGGTGCTGATGAATCTGTGCGGTTTTTGGGTGATGGGGGCTGACAAACGAAAAGCGCAGCAGCACAAATGGAGAATTTCTGAAGACCGGCTGTGGCTGATAGCGATCGTGTTTGGAGCGCTCGGTGTCTGGCTTGGCATGCAAACCTTCAGACATAAAACGAAGCACGCCTCTTTTAAGTATGGAGTGCCGCTCCTTTTGTTGATTGAAGCGGTCTTGATCGGCATTTATTACAGTCCGTTTGATTTATAA
- a CDS encoding M42 family metallopeptidase, whose translation MAKLDETLTMLKDLTDAKGIPGNEREVRQVMKSYIEPFADEVTTDRLGSLIAKKTGAENGPKIMIAGHLDEVGFMVTQITDKGFIRFQTVGGWWAQVMLAQRVTIVTKKGEITGVIGSKPPHILSPEARKKSVEIKEMFIDIGASSREEALEWGVLPGDMIVPHFEFTVMNNEKFLLAKAWDNRIGCAIAIDVLRNLQNTDHPNIVYGVGTVQEEVGLRGAKTAAYTIQPDIAFGVDVGIAGDTPGISEKEAQSKMGEGPQIIVYDASMVSHKGLRDVVVATAEEAGIPYQFDAIAGGGTDSGAIHLTANGVPALSITIATRYIHTHAAMLHRDDYENAVKLITEVIKKLDRKTVDQITYE comes from the coding sequence ATGGCAAAATTAGATGAAACATTGACCATGCTGAAAGATTTAACAGATGCAAAAGGCATACCGGGCAATGAAAGAGAAGTAAGGCAAGTGATGAAATCATACATAGAACCATTTGCTGATGAAGTGACAACAGATCGTCTGGGCAGTTTAATCGCCAAAAAAACAGGTGCGGAAAACGGCCCGAAAATTATGATTGCCGGGCATTTGGACGAAGTCGGTTTTATGGTGACGCAAATCACTGATAAAGGCTTTATCCGTTTTCAAACCGTTGGCGGCTGGTGGGCTCAGGTGATGCTGGCCCAGCGTGTAACCATCGTGACGAAAAAAGGGGAAATCACAGGGGTTATTGGCTCAAAGCCGCCTCATATTTTATCTCCTGAAGCGAGAAAAAAATCAGTGGAAATAAAAGAGATGTTTATTGATATTGGAGCTTCAAGCCGAGAAGAAGCCTTGGAATGGGGTGTGCTTCCGGGAGATATGATCGTTCCTCATTTTGAATTTACAGTCATGAACAATGAAAAATTCCTCTTGGCGAAGGCGTGGGACAACCGCATCGGCTGTGCGATTGCCATTGATGTGTTAAGAAATTTACAAAACACAGATCATCCAAACATTGTGTATGGCGTGGGAACTGTGCAGGAGGAAGTCGGCCTAAGAGGAGCGAAAACAGCAGCATACACCATTCAGCCTGATATTGCGTTTGGTGTTGATGTAGGGATAGCAGGAGACACGCCTGGGATTTCTGAGAAAGAAGCGCAAAGTAAAATGGGTGAAGGACCCCAGATTATCGTGTACGATGCATCCATGGTTTCTCACAAAGGTTTGCGAGATGTCGTTGTCGCTACGGCGGAGGAAGCGGGCATTCCGTACCAATTTGATGCCATTGCCGGCGGCGGAACTGATTCGGGAGCCATCCATTTGACGGCAAATGGTGTTCCCGCGCTGTCCATTACCATTGCAACCCGCTACATTCATACACACGCGGCTATGCTGCATCGTGACGATTATGAAAATGCGGTCAAATTAATTACAGAAGTGATTAAGAAATTAGACCGAAAGACAGTTGACCAAATCACATATGAATAA
- the rplT gene encoding 50S ribosomal protein L20 encodes MPRVKGGTVTRKRRKKVLKLAKGYFGSKHTLYKVANQQVMKSGNYAFRDRRQKKRDFRKLWITRINAAARMNGLSYSRLMHGLKLSGIEVNRKMLADLAVNDLTAFNQLADTAKSQLNK; translated from the coding sequence ATGCCAAGAGTAAAAGGCGGAACTGTTACACGTAAGCGTCGTAAAAAGGTTCTTAAATTAGCAAAAGGTTATTTCGGTTCAAAACATACATTATACAAAGTAGCTAACCAGCAGGTCATGAAATCTGGAAACTATGCTTTCCGTGACCGTCGTCAGAAAAAACGTGATTTCCGTAAACTTTGGATCACTCGTATTAACGCAGCTGCCCGCATGAACGGTCTTTCTTACAGCCGTTTAATGCACGGTCTTAAGCTTTCTGGTATCGAAGTAAACCGTAAAATGCTTGCTGATCTTGCTGTAAACGATCTTACTGCATTCAATCAGCTTGCTGATACTGCTAAATCTCAATTAAACAAGTAA
- the infC gene encoding translation initiation factor IF-3, with protein MISKDQLVNEGIRAREVRLIGQNGDQLGIKSRQEALEIAGRANLDLVLVAANAKPPVCRIMDYGKFRFEQQKKEKEARKNQKIINLKEVRLSPTIDEHDFNTKLRNAIKFLEKGDKVKASIRFKGRAITHKEIGQRVLDRFSEACAEVATVETKPKMDGRSMFLMLAPKNEKQ; from the coding sequence ATTATTAGCAAAGATCAATTGGTTAATGAGGGTATCCGTGCACGTGAGGTCCGTCTAATCGGACAAAATGGCGACCAGCTTGGAATCAAGTCCCGTCAGGAAGCACTTGAAATCGCCGGCCGCGCAAATCTTGACCTTGTGTTAGTTGCAGCGAATGCAAAACCGCCTGTCTGCCGAATCATGGACTACGGTAAGTTCCGATTTGAGCAGCAGAAAAAGGAAAAAGAAGCACGCAAAAATCAAAAAATCATTAACTTAAAAGAAGTTCGGTTAAGTCCGACAATCGATGAGCATGACTTTAACACGAAATTGCGCAATGCGATTAAATTCCTTGAAAAAGGCGATAAAGTGAAAGCTTCTATCCGATTTAAAGGACGCGCAATCACTCATAAAGAAATCGGCCAGCGTGTATTAGACCGTTTTTCTGAAGCATGTGCTGAGGTTGCGACTGTCGAAACAAAACCAAAAATGGACGGCCGCAGCATGTTCTTAATGCTCGCGCCGAAAAACGAAAAGCAATAA
- a CDS encoding glycoside hydrolase family 43 protein gives MKKKAFSNLLRFSCAALTAGAVMLSALPASAAFWGASNELLHDPTMAKEGNTWYAFGTGLAEENGLRVLKADSNGVWRVQKSIFTSPLSWWRQYVPNFERNQWAPDVTYYNGKYWLYYSVSSFGSNTSLIGLASATNLSSGSWKDEGLVTRTTTANNYNAIDPELTIDKDGNPWLAFGSFWGGIKLTKLNKDTMKPTGSLYSIAARPNNGGALEAPTLTYHNGYYYLMVSFDKCCQGINSTYKIAYGRSKNITGPYVDRNGKSMMDGGGTILDSGNEQWKGPGGQDIVNGNILVRHAYDAKDNGIPKMLINDLNWSSGWPSY, from the coding sequence ATGAAAAAGAAAGCGTTTTCAAATTTATTGCGTTTTTCTTGCGCAGCTTTAACAGCTGGTGCTGTGATGTTGTCCGCTTTGCCAGCATCAGCCGCTTTTTGGGGAGCATCGAACGAGCTTCTGCATGATCCGACGATGGCAAAGGAAGGAAATACTTGGTATGCCTTCGGGACAGGGCTTGCAGAGGAAAACGGACTTCGTGTACTGAAAGCGGACAGCAACGGGGTATGGAGAGTTCAAAAATCAATTTTCACCAGTCCTTTATCGTGGTGGCGCCAATATGTGCCTAATTTCGAACGAAACCAATGGGCTCCGGATGTGACATACTACAACGGAAAGTACTGGCTTTACTATTCGGTTTCTTCGTTTGGAAGCAATACCTCTTTAATTGGGCTTGCTTCAGCAACTAATCTCAGTTCGGGCAGCTGGAAGGATGAAGGGCTAGTTACTCGGACAACAACTGCAAATAATTATAATGCCATTGATCCTGAATTAACGATTGACAAAGATGGAAACCCTTGGCTTGCATTCGGATCATTTTGGGGCGGAATTAAATTAACGAAATTAAACAAAGATACGATGAAACCAACCGGTTCATTATATTCAATAGCGGCCAGACCAAATAACGGCGGCGCTCTGGAAGCCCCTACATTAACATACCATAATGGCTACTACTATTTAATGGTGTCATTCGATAAATGCTGTCAAGGGATAAATAGTACGTACAAAATTGCTTACGGCAGATCGAAAAATATTACAGGTCCTTATGTAGACAGAAACGGTAAAAGCATGATGGACGGAGGAGGTACGATTCTTGATTCCGGCAATGAACAGTGGAAAGGGCCGGGCGGACAGGATATCGTAAACGGAAACATACTTGTGCGTCATG
- the lrgA gene encoding antiholin-like murein hydrolase modulator LrgA, whose protein sequence is MSAKKVYGFLTQAFIFAVIMLVSNMIAAIVPIPIPASVVGLVLLFLLLCLKVIKLEQVETLGTSLTSLIGFLFVPSGISVMNSLGVMQQYGLQIVLVILLATIILLGATGLFSQLILSLSGKRKSAADMKTKTVQSPQNNNELVHH, encoded by the coding sequence ATGAGTGCTAAAAAAGTGTACGGGTTTTTAACACAAGCATTTATTTTTGCCGTCATTATGCTGGTTTCAAATATGATTGCCGCTATTGTCCCAATTCCTATCCCGGCATCGGTTGTAGGATTGGTCTTATTATTTCTCCTATTATGTTTAAAAGTGATTAAACTGGAACAAGTAGAAACGCTCGGAACGTCTTTAACCTCTCTGATCGGATTTTTATTTGTCCCGTCAGGTATATCTGTTATGAATTCGCTTGGTGTGATGCAGCAATACGGCCTGCAAATTGTTCTTGTCATTCTGCTCGCAACGATTATATTGCTGGGGGCTACAGGATTGTTTTCACAGCTGATTCTTTCGCTAAGCGGAAAACGCAAATCCGCAGCGGACATGAAAACAAAAACAGTGCAAAGCCCGCAGAACAATAACGAACTCGTTCACCATTAA
- the rpmI gene encoding 50S ribosomal protein L35: MPKMKTHRGSAKRFKKTGSGKLKRSHAYTSHLFANKSQKQKRKLRKSAVVSAGDFKRIKQMLANIK, encoded by the coding sequence ATGCCAAAAATGAAAACTCACCGCGGATCTGCTAAACGTTTTAAAAAGACAGGTTCTGGGAAGTTGAAACGTTCTCACGCGTACACAAGTCACTTATTCGCCAACAAATCTCAAAAGCAAAAGCGTAAGCTTCGCAAGAGTGCTGTTGTAAGTGCAGGAGACTTCAAACGCATCAAACAAATGCTTGCTAACATCAAGTAA
- the lrgB gene encoding antiholin-like protein LrgB, which produces MESTMSPYFGIVVSLAAFGIGTFLFKKTKGFFLFTPLFVAMVLGIAFLKIGGFSYADYNNGGEIIKFFLEPATIAFAIPLYKQRDKLKKYWWQIMSSIIVGSICSVTIVYLLAKGIHLDASVMKSMLPQAATTAIALPLSKDIGGISNITAFAVIFNAVIVYALGALFLKVFKVKNPISKGLALGTSGHALGVAVGIEMGEVEAAMASIAVVVVGVVTVLVIPVFVQLIGG; this is translated from the coding sequence ATGGAAAGCACAATGAGTCCTTATTTCGGAATTGTCGTATCACTGGCTGCATTCGGCATCGGCACTTTTTTATTTAAGAAAACGAAAGGCTTCTTCCTTTTCACTCCTTTGTTTGTTGCCATGGTGCTTGGGATCGCATTTTTAAAAATCGGCGGTTTTTCCTACGCGGACTATAATAACGGGGGAGAAATCATTAAGTTTTTTCTTGAACCGGCGACGATCGCTTTTGCCATTCCTTTGTACAAACAAAGAGATAAGCTGAAAAAATACTGGTGGCAAATCATGTCCTCTATTATCGTTGGCTCTATTTGCTCTGTCACGATTGTTTATTTGCTCGCAAAAGGCATTCACCTCGATGCGTCAGTGATGAAAAGCATGCTTCCGCAGGCGGCTACAACGGCAATTGCGCTTCCTTTATCAAAAGACATCGGAGGCATCAGCAACATCACAGCTTTTGCGGTTATCTTTAACGCTGTCATTGTATATGCGCTCGGAGCGTTGTTCTTGAAGGTGTTTAAAGTAAAGAATCCCATCTCTAAAGGGTTGGCTCTCGGAACGTCCGGGCATGCACTCGGTGTAGCTGTCGGGATCGAGATGGGAGAGGTCGAAGCGGCGATGGCAAGTATTGCTGTTGTCGTAGTAGGAGTTGTAACGGTTCTGGTCATCCCTGTGTTCGTGCAGCTGATCGGAGGATAA
- the ysdB gene encoding sigma W pathway protein YsdB: MFVMVLRIILLALFAYCIYAAVKYVASPKRRLKLAQSKEHFYIIDEQNNARKNFQLTYKGVLFEGEKHIPSKDHPLFIHTIFVWTESPQKLKHLSAKDFENIEEKVLERYPNCKIDWDQPIKLAKKAEER, from the coding sequence ATGTTTGTCATGGTTCTAAGGATTATATTACTTGCACTTTTTGCTTATTGTATTTATGCCGCGGTCAAATATGTCGCCAGTCCAAAGAGAAGGCTCAAACTGGCCCAATCAAAAGAACATTTTTATATTATTGATGAACAGAACAATGCCCGTAAGAACTTTCAACTGACGTATAAAGGCGTGCTTTTTGAAGGAGAAAAGCATATTCCTTCCAAAGATCATCCGCTGTTTATCCATACCATTTTTGTCTGGACAGAATCTCCTCAGAAGCTGAAGCATTTGTCTGCAAAAGATTTTGAGAACATTGAAGAAAAAGTGCTGGAACGCTATCCGAATTGTAAGATTGACTGGGACCAGCCCATTAAACTCGCCAAAAAAGCAGAAGAGCGCTAA